The Phycodurus eques isolate BA_2022a chromosome 17, UOR_Pequ_1.1, whole genome shotgun sequence nucleotide sequence TGCTTGGCAAGATTGACTCTCTGATTGCCTTCTACTAGGCTCCATTTTTGTCATATGTAAAATGATTCCGTAACATAATAGACAGATATATTTTCTCTTTCTTAGATGTTTTAAATTGTCAGAAAAGTCGCTAAATATTGCATAATCTAAATACACCATAACTCCCTTCACACACAGGATGTGgagttttattgtttaaaaccgactcataaaacaaaataggaaTAAACGTATATTGAACCACTAaactgttcaaccaaaccatagaAATTTGActaacaaaagtctgctagcttgaTGCAAATAAATATTACGACAGGCTTATGGAAATGAGCATTGCACATATGACAATACTCATAGGCGTGTATTGACTCGCCTCTGcgggaacaacagcaacaactaaaaagatggtggaaaataactgtttttttttttttttttaaacgaaacTCCTGAACTCACTACAACACAGTTcataccaagatgccacaaaaggGCAGCAAAGTGCTACTTTATcaacatgaagctcctcaagtcgcttcaacatagttccttggcaccacgATGGcggccaatattttttattgctatggcctgagcacaaaaacacagaacAGGACTCTTTCAGCGAATAAAGAGGAAATTCAACGTTGTAATGTTCCAAAATAACAGCAGCTTCTTTCCCGTGTCGCAGCCCGGTGAAGTTCGCACGGGGCGACTGTTGGCCGCGGGGACCCTCCGCGGAACAACCCATGGAGGTGTCCACAATGGAGCAAATGGAcacgagcagcagcagcagcggcgcaTCGGAAGCCTCGGCGCCGCTTCCCATCAGGCGGCTGTCCAGCACGAGCGCGCCGCTCTACAAAAAACAAGCCTACCCGATGAACTCCAAACGACCGGAACACCTCCGGATGAACCTATGACGCTCAGACACTTCCTTTTGCTTCTTGTCCTCTCGGACAAATAATTGGGCCGTCACTGTTAACGTCATCACCAGCTCTTCTGTCTCTTGGTCTCTCTCCAAAATCTTCAGCGGTGCTTTTTGGGGAGAGTCACCGACCGCTTTGCTTATTGGCCGTCGGTTTGGTTTCACGGTGCTCTTCTTTCCTCAACTTCGGACTGTTTTGCTATCCACAATGAACATGGGGTGAAAAAAGTCACACTGTTCACCTTTCACTTTGTGCTGAATGTAAAAAGACTCTCAAAGTATGAAATGGCGTAGAGGCCAAAAAATTTACCTCTCACATAAACCCCGAAAACTCAGAAAAACTGCAGCATTCCAAAAATACTCtcactacccccccccccccccccccaaaaaaaaatcacactcaCCAAAACCTCTCATTCTCCTGAAGAAAACTCATATAAAAACCAAGAAACCTCTCACACTAACCAAAACTATTTTCATACATTAAACCTTAGTCACATCAAAAccctctcacatacacacacacacaaaaaaacaccaaaataactaaaaaagcTTAGTCACACCAAAAACCCTCTCacattcacccaaaaaaatttttaaaaatcacattcgcccaaaaaaaaaaaactcatactCACTAAaattctctctcacacacacaaagaaaaatcggGAGAGGACCTTTGGTGAATAAGACATCACTTTTCTGATGTTAGAGTTTTGGGGGAATTTTTGGGCACGTGTGAGAGGTTTTTTTGGTGTGAGTGAGAGGTACAGTAGTGTaagaaagtgtttgcccccttcctgatatCTGATTTCTCACACATTAAAGGTTTCCCATCACCAAACAGGTTAAACTATTAGTCAACGACAACATAAGTAAACACAAAAAGCAGGAAAGGGGCATTCACCTTTTCACACCTTTATATTTTGGTGAGGGTGAGAGGTTTTTTGAGTATTTTTGATATGTGAGGTTTTTTTGGGTGCACATGACAGGTATTTTGATGAGTGTGAGAGGTAACTTACAATTGACCGTCAGTATTTGGCACCTCAAATTAAAGCCTTTACATTTCTACATCGAATGTTGAATGTCAGTTCAGAATGACATGAATCTTGAGTCTTTGTGGACTCAAACCAACATTAATACTCGGTTGAGTGTAAAACCTTTAACTGCTGCTGTACGAGCCTGTGGATTGAAGCCACTGAatgcgttttattttatttttttgtgacgcTTATTGATGTGTTTTTGAACGTCTCGAATCATTTCCTCTGAAACGTGGGAACCAAAATCTCTTGTTTCAGTGAACCAAATGCTTTATACTTTCTCTAATAGGTTTCAAACGATGGATCGGTGTTAAATTTTCTTCCATCAGCATTGTTAAAGCAtcaatttttaatttgttaGCGTGCTCATTTTTGGGCCATTGGCTCACACTATGCAAACTACTATGTATGTATTGTCTAGTCTTATACAGACAGCATTAGAGTAATTTCAAAAGAAACTGTAATGACATACATGCTCATTATGATTTTATTCACACAAAATTGGTCAAACAGCACAGAGAAAtgcagctttttctttttatagtcAGCGGCTCACATCTTCCAGTATTTAACTTTGTGTGGcattatattatgtatatatttttttaaattattttattttcaagtatataatgtatattacTGTTCTCACCTGAAACTTGAACTTTTTGCTATGCTGGAAGAAACGAGCAGCATACAAAAGCAGTGTGGATGAAaccgtgtgcgtgcgtgcgcacgcTTGTTTTTAGCTGCATTTGCTCGTTGGCGATTGATGTGAAGtgactttagttttttttatttttggttcaGGATCACTAGTATCTGATTACATGCAATGTTTGAGGTCCAACAATGTAAGCCTCCATGGAGATGTTTGACAAACTATCCTCTATGTTGagaattgcttttaatcactgttGGGCAGTGAGAAGAAATGTAAAGTTAGTGAATGTTACATCTGCttctggtttttattttttttaagtgtgttaGCTTGTCAATAATAAGAATGAAATGTCATTTGGCTCAGTGTGTTCTCTGACATCCTTAGAAAGGTTTTACACCACCACCTCACGGTACCTTTTGGCACGGTATCAAATAATCCCACGTGAAGACAATCATTTTGAGTTCATTAGATAAAACACATCAATCCTTCAAATGCAAAATTTTATTCAGATAGTTCATGGAGTGAAATGGACAAAAACAGTGGATCTATTTCCTTACATAAAATATATCTAGTTctttgggcatttttttttttttttttttttttacaaggaaGCTACATCGCCTctgtaaaaatattcaaaaacttGTAAAATCTTGCGAGCTGTGCTGCAGCACTTTTTTGATATAAACTAGAAAAATAGCACCAGGCTTACATATGCACCGTGCCTGTCCATCATCACCTGATACAGGCTGGCTGGGAGTTTGTGGAACCTCTTCCAAAGGCATTGCAGTGTGCAATTTGCCTGCAGTTCCAAAGCAACTTGAAGAGAAGATGAAGACGCGTCACCAGCAATCACTCGGGTCAGAGGTACGTGCACATCTGCTTACCTCCAACTCACATCATTAGATCAAATGTAGAGCTGGATAAGACTTTACAATTATCTCTTGAAAACTGTTACCCAGGAAAtggttgaaaaaatattttcttgtatttacAGTCAAAGAATACTTTGGAAGAACAACATGCAGGCCCGAGGATAAATATAATCCAATGCAAATCAAACATGAACTAGATGGCGGGGGGTGAAATAATTGAGGATTTAACATAGGGTAAGCTATCGTTTGaatttaaagaccctgtaaagtgaagtcagagatttgtttctaaacacattttacgattgaagataattgctaaaAACCTGCAAAGACAGAGAAATATATAGCACTTCACTCAATTGTGGCGATACAGCGTTAAGCCTTTatgccatttcagttttccagatttttggggAGTGGCTAAAACAGTGCCGCATCGTGCTTTTTGGAGTTCGGCATGAGTCACCCTTCCCCATTTATACAAGAACTTGATTCGTTTGCATCAACAGTTAGACGGTGCCAGTGCGACATGCAGTTAGGTAGCCAACTATGCCTGCACCCCACAAATACGTCAGCTGGCGTGGACGCATGAGAGCGCTGCGTTGTCGGCCGTGAGTGCATTCGAGTCATGGGAGAGAAGGCGGAAGAATGAGGTAAGATCGTCTGAGACCCGAGAgaacggcttgatttttcatgattttgaagcctcatttcatATACTTGGTAATATTTTTAATCACTCAAATGTGGCAGGGGTGTTCACACTGTCTGGCGTATATATGATATGTAgcttcactttacagggactttaacgACAGTGAGTGGCCCCAGAAATGAACAGTGTTGAACAAGTTGGACAATCAAGCAAGGTGACATTCAGTAAATCTGCAGGTGCGGGGATGTGGCTCCATCTCTCCACTCGTACACCTTCTCTGTGATGACGGTGCGGCAGAGGGGGCAGCTCTTCTCCCGGTTAAACCACAGAGCGATGCATTCGTCACAGAATATGTGCTGCGCAGTGAGAGACGTTCGTTTGACTCGTCTGCGTGCGGCTAAATGACGGAAATGACGACGAATGTACCTGACAGATGAGCGCTTGAGGCTCCCTGTACTCTCCCTGACAGATGGGACACACGTCTCCGGCCTCCGTGCACTGGCTCCTCGTGGCTGCTGTCCCTGTATgctaaaaagtaacaaaaagcACGCTATTCAGTACAATCGgcactttggacgagaggcgagCTCGTTCGCCAGTCATTCCGGAAAAAAAAGCCTTGCGTTGAAAGCCTTGCAAAGGCGAGGTACCGGGGGTGCACCAACTCGCTCAACTGACCTCGCTCTTTAGAAAGATCCTCGCGGTTTTCAGCAAAGACGTCCACTGCCCATACAGTCCTAAAAGCTGCACGGAAATAATGAATACAGAACATATCCGAAGATGATGATGTAATATAGTCACTGGATTTGAGAAGCCTCGTACCTTCAGTATAAGGTAGAGCAGAGCCAGCAAAACCCCCACAGTGAGCGCCGGGGCGCCGTCGGCCTCCCGGTACGTGACAAGGTAGCGGAACCAGAGCGGCGCGGGGGCTACGGCCTGGTAAACCTGAGCCAATTCCTCGCTCAGCAGCAGCCAGCGTCCCTGCACATAATCATTACATGTACAGTAGcagacaattttctttttttaaatacagcatttaAGAATTGAGCAGGTCAAGAAGCACACTCCTCTTATGTATATATAAGAAATCTAACCGAACCCCACATAAGCAAGCACTTGGCCATAGAGGCACGGGGAAAAGCTCCCACTAAGGAAGAAACCTCATACGGAACGCACGCTCTGTGGGGACCTCGGAGAGTTGGGTTCAGGTAGAGCAGAGCAGGACGGGCAACTTAAACGATGGAGGGCGCCACAATTGTTCATTAGTGCTACAAGGGGGCCACATAGGACTGCGTACTTCCTAACCTGATGTATGACAAAAACGCCATTTTAAATAAGGGCAAAGTGTGTATGACAGTTTTTTTACTGAACCAATGTACATCACAGTTGcaaatgcatatatatatatatatatatatatatatatatatatatatatatatatatatataaaaaagatcCACTCTTCAAGGTTTGAAAGCAATGGGATGGAACATTGTGTCTACGGTGCCTCAGGCAATGTGAAATATGAACCCaaatcatccacacattcctgagttgcagacttttttttttctgcagagaggcctgaaatctggtcattcgaatttctcgaggtCATCTACGTCGCtagtgaagatctccgcctacccgagccagcgctgtcgacATAACAAACAGGTGTGCTTCACGGAAGTGAGACTTGGggcttctacacggaggcaaccaatcagagggaagggggtggtcttagccaatGATGgtcaaagcggatacaaaactggatcAAACAGAAGTAAGAGTCACAGGGGCCTTTTTTTGGACGtacgtatgacaaaaccaaagtgttttgtggaattgacacttttatactaagtccatgttagagagtcactctgtggtttgttgaatgtgtgtcttatttatCCGTCAGGTTACATTTATGTTGCCCTCcattttcatgaaaccctgactgtgacacagtatttaatattggaaaaaaaaaaaagtgatttgtttTATATCGTGATTGGTGAATATATATCGATAGACTGATAGACCATCGtgataggattttttttccatattgccCATCCCTACTCCgtagtgtactgtattttgctGCACCCTTTAAGTACTTCGGGATCAGCCATTTCTATGTCCTTCAAAACGTTTGACGACAGAACCACAAAGATACGCTAAATCTTGATGGCAACAGCAGAATACAATTCCATGCATCCTTTTCCATAGCACTtgcaggtgaactggagcccatcgcagctgacctttttttttacatttcaaaaccaATCAGTTTCTCTCACCTGTACTCTGTAATTGACCAGGGAAGCAGGCAGCAGCAAGAGAAGGCACTTGATCCCCATACAGAGGAATTTTATGATGAAGTTGGTGATGCCAACTGCCCACAGGACCTCCCAGAATCCCAGAGGCTCAATAGTTGGACTGAGGAATAAAAGGCTTGAGGGCGATAATGGCCCATGAAAAACAGTTCAAACAGTTACTGTTCATGTTTTAACATGAGCATCCACCGCTCACACAGATGTTTACTGAATCGAAAACCGAGACATTACCAGTTGTAAAGTGCCTGAGGGAGAAAGGTGTAGTAAAGCAGGAGCGTGGAGGAGaccaggagcagcagcagccacaCACAATGCAGCTTTGCACGTCGATCCTGAGGGTGGTCAAATACAGAATGCACCCCAGCTCTATCAAGGTTGGGAACCGCTGCTTTGGGATACGATGCATAATACGACCTtgagtataatgcgcacccccgaAATGGACTGTAAAAATGaggaaaacccttcttcctATGTATAAGGCACACCCATGACTTCCATTGACGTTTAGATGAAATAAATGTTCGTGGGGATCCTTCCCTAATATGTTTTCCGAATCAATTCTGATCAGTATTAATATGAATACTAATGCTTACGTGTTCTGAAATAATGAATGTAATATTGTGGCGCACCCtagtgtttagttttaacacGGTGGCTTTATGAAGGTATTTTCCACCTCCCACGTGACCATTGGCATCATCAGCCGGCTTGCACAGCGTACTGAAAGCTAGAGAGCTCAAGTGTCCGGATAACACGTTGACTCTTGGTgcaagataataataaaaaaaaaaaaaaaaaaaaatgtaaataaaacacacataagCGCAATTAAAATTCACATTATTACAGCTACTTATGATATTTGGGGACTAACTGACATAAAACAGTATGTGTGTTTATCCCCCATCTGCAGCTTATGTTGTGtcttaactatttttttattattatctggCACCGGGAGTAAATGTGTTATCAGGGGACATTACCTCTGTAGCTTTCAGTACGTTGTGCGAGCCGAATGATATGCCACTGGTCGCGTAGGAGGTGGAAAATATATCCGGAAAGCCGCAGTGTCAAAACTAAACACTAGGGTgcattagagcagtgattcccaaccagtgtgccgtgacagaacaaataaatgctcttcaatTAGAtgtcaggaagtacatacagtaattaatgtatgcactttttgtttgttggtgtgccgtgagatttttcaattgtaaaatatgagccttggctccataaaggttggaaatcaccgcATTAGAGCATAAACACTTAAATACAATATAGGAGTAGATGCATGActgcattttaaatatgaacCGAAATAATAAAAGCAAGAATTCACAAGATTTAAAACTAATTAATGGCTGTTCTAAAACACTACTCGTGTACCTCATTTCACTGCGAAGGAATTTCCTAACGTTTCCTATCCCTGTATGTATAATGCGTACGATTGCttttcaagatttttgggggagaaaatgcgcattatacacaagaagtTACAGTAGCTCTTTTTGCAATTTTCCCACTCGTACCTGGAGAAACACTTGCGTTTGGATGCTTTTATTCACGTACAGAAAAGTTGTGAAGAGGCCAACACCAACTGCGAGTCCTGGTGAAAGAGGAGAAGCCATTACACTAGCTGACTGGATATGAATGTCTGTTCAATGTATAGCTGGATTAGCACTGCATGGTTTAAGCGGCACAATTCAGATGTCCATCATGGCAGCATAAATAGAAGACAAAATTGTGGATACAAACTTGATATGAATGTTCTATTTATACCTTTCCATAAATTCCCCTCCAATTCCCAGTTAAGTTCCATTGCAAgcttccattttggaatatttccaaaattgcTCTGTCCCATGGAAATGTACTAGAAAGTTTGCAGAAATTTACTGGAAATTTTTCCACCCTTCGCGATCTTAATCGGGTAAAGTGGGAATTGGACACTTGGACCTgaagtgtaaatccagcctatgAGTCTGTTTACACTCACCTAGCGCATGCTGGATGACCAGTTTAGCGCTCAGTATGACAAGAAAAGGAAGACTCTTTTGGAGCCAGCGAAACAGGCAGCGTAGCTCCGACAGTGAGGTACTGGGCTCTCCGGAGTCCGGATCGCCGGAGTCGTTCGAGTCGGGCTCGGAAGCGGGGTGTCGCTGCCAACGAGAGTGTCCGTGGGAATGGGCGTGGCTGTGGGTGTTGACTCTGGATCTCCTGGCAGAGGCACCTCTGCCGGAATCGCCCAGTGCGCCGCCACTCATGGATACGCGCACCTCATTGGTGTCGGGGTGGGCAGCGGCCGAGGCACCGCAGGGCGTCGTCCCGGTGGGAAGCTCTGCTTGCAGAGTAAGGGATAAACCATTTCTCGCATGAGTGGCCTCCTGGCTGGAATTAGGCTGCATGACAGTCGGAGACTCCCTCACTTTCACAGCTCTTCTGGACACAAAAGATAAAGCTTTAGAACTTCGACTGGCAAGTGCCAACTTGCTCAACTCATTAGAAGCTGAGCAAACGACTTCCTGTTGAACAGCATTGTCCTCTCTTGGATGCCCAACACAGATGAGTCTAACTGTTGAATGGGACGTATTACGGAAAATGTACTTGGTCTCTGGAACGTCCACCCACGCGCGAAGTGTAAAATTAAACGACCGAGTAAATCTCTAgctatctgcctatttctgaaaatgggCGCGTGAGAGAGCCCACATGCACTTccgctgttaactggctaactgttagccagtccacgtgtatgaatgtgcttattaagTGTTACTTCAATAAAGTGTTTGAAAGTGCACTTATAGCTATGTCCATCCTTGATCACTTGCAGGGGCCTTACAATACATTCTAACTAGGCTGGTAGcttatattaaattagctaacaatgtttaAATTATCTTGTGTCAACGATCATAAACGTGCTGTTGTGTAagccagttctgctttgcaggattgacacattattttttaggtgtgaaataatcccaaactttggacaatCTCTCCCGGCAGTAAATGGTGTGAGATGAGGGCTAGCTTGCTTGCATGAGAGAACCCTTTAAAAACTggctgatttcagcaagacaagaggaGGGTGTGTTAAGTGGTCTATAATGTTTACTCAGAGTATTTTGATAAATGCATGTCACAGACGTGTTATCCTTGAAAGACAATGGAAGTATAATGGTCGCGTTGTCCTATAATTGCTGTAGGTTTGACTACCCCTGAGAAGGTCTGAAAACAGAACTTTGTGCTCTTAAtgactgccagccttcccagttaacatggatatttgacttctaaagccgtcaatggcagtgaatgaacaGATACATAGTCACACATAATCGAGCTCATTTCAATTGAGCTCCTGAGCACAAGTTACGAAGACGCATAATTACTATTCTTGATACATACACCAACTTTAGtcagggaaataaaaaaataaaagacagaaacaTTCTCCCGAGTTACGAGAGTTGACGACAGGGAAATGTCGTTAGCATTAGCTCGCAGCTCTTTTCTCTCAGGCCACTTCGAGCGGCTTCGAGGGCGTCCGCTCACCTGTCATTCTGCAAGCGCAGTTTCATGGTAACCGTTTAGTCGCCATTTAACGCCAAACGTCCAAAAACGCCAAAcgaaagaaaagcaaaaaagcaaaacactgaAGCTGTGGACTTTCCAGCTCAGCCATAAACCCAGAGATGACGTGACAGCAAGCTTCCTCTGATGGTGGAGCTGGAGGGTTTTGGTGTCAAGTGCTGCACTACCGCCACCTAGCGTTTCAATTCCCTGATTCATTTCATCAGTGCAGCTCTGACTCGAGAGAAGCGCAACACGTTCGACCAGCTCTTTTGTTCCAAATTTGGATGAATCCTGCTATGCGCTGCAGTGACGTTCAAGGAACACATTGTGTTTCCAAGAAGGGACGTTCAAGAacaattgatttttattttttagtatttttgtgTCACTTTCTTTGTGTGACTTTTCGTATAACTCGAGAATCATTGAGGACGAGAGAACGATTGCCATAAAAATGGAGTACATACGCTtgggagattattattattattttcttcttttttcttttttttatatccaacATACCAGAGTAAATCAcagtttgaaacaaaaaaaaaacctgtttgcAAGCGTCTCTTCGTTGGGCAGCATTCTCCTTCTCCAGCAGGGGGCGCTTTATGATAACAACTGGAAAAGCAGCTCACAAGATCCCAAATTGAAATGACATCTCTAGCTTCAATCTCTGATGCTAAATTGAAACACAAAGACTAATGCAGGCCTATTCTGTCACTATGCAGAACGAAAAGCGAGCTGGGATTTTGTTCATTCTCATTTGCTGCTAATTAGCTCGCACAAAAGATCTGAACATTTCGGTGAATGAATGCCATCAAAAGTGGCGACAAGTGAAATGAGACCCCCGCAGTACACAGGTGCTGAATGTGAAGAAAGTCTTTGATAATGACCTTTGCCCAACCGCGCTCTCCCCCTCTTCTCTATGCATcgtcctcatcttcctcttcagGCCCTGAAGCCATATAAACAGTTTTTTGGGTTTGCCAGTCCAAAGGCATTCCTGCACACTTCAGTTGGCCCCCTTTTCTCTTTCATCTCCGTAGACAGATTCTCTCTCTCAGGGAgtgcgagagagcgagagcgagagaaacGCCTCTGCTCACTTGTCGATGTTTGCGGGCTGGATTGAGGTCGTTTCCCAGTATTTGTTTCCTCCTCGCTATCCCATTACTGCTCATATCTCGTGACTCTGAATGGGGGGCGTGCTAGCCGTCAGCCTAAAGCTCACGACCTGAAACATTTGGTTCACTGTCACCATGTCAATCGCATACCTTCAAGGGAGTCCATTGAATATTCAGGGTAATGGCGTGCAATAGCGGCCGAGGTTGGTGATTTAGAGCTCTTTAATGTTCTGTTCTCTGAAACTCTCCTCCCCTAAATAAAAGCACCTGCCTGCCGGGAAAGCAGTGCTAACAAGGCCTCGGACGGAACTCGAACACACGGAGAAAGCGTTCCTTTAAAGGGGCATCGCAATGTTTCCTATTGGCCGCATGCTGTGTCTCAACGGAGCCGCTTCTGTTCCCGAACACCACGGGCACCGGTCCTAATAAATCCCGAGCAGTTCTCCAGGAGCCAGCACCTCCACTAAAATCTGCCCCCGAGACGGAGCAGTCAGCGAGGGCAAGGGAGCACGATGGACTCGCAAAATGTTGCAATTGCTCGCGTTCTCGTGAGACCTGCCTGTATGCATGCAGACGCAGCTTTTGGTTACCTGCCCCATTTTGAAGGAAATGCCACGCACTTTATGAGGAAGCAGAAATGAGAGCAAATGCCTTGCAGATGTGCACAGCAATATATTCATGTGTCAGCCAAGGGCTTTTTGTTGCTGCAGAGAAGCATGAAATCGCtgacatttatttgtgtgtgtgtttttttgcgcACATGCTACGAGTTAACTGTCAAGGTGATTAAAAGGGTGGCTGTGTCCTAAATAGGCAAGGCTTTGTGTGAAGAAATGGCTGACACGTGTCTGTGTGCAGGGGCAGGGGAAACCTTGAATGGATTCCTCTCTGCTGGTCTCCCCTTTCAATTGATTGCTTTAATTTAGCCTATAATGATTAGAATGCCCCCTGCCTGCAATtagcatgcgtgcgtgtgtgtgcgtgtgtacgtgtatacCGGTGGTCCGTGTTTAATTACAGCAGCGCACGAATACTGTGTGGCCCGGCGGGAGTCTGCAGAAATGGCAGCATCCGCAACTGCGCTTGGCATCTGACACCGCACCGCTGAGTGGATCAGTGCCCCGATTTAACCGAGAACCTTCCCGTCCAACGGCCCGCCacgccatgttttcaccttcaCGCTCGAGACCTTCCTGTTTGACCTTGTGCGTTGAGCTCTCTTGAGCGAGGTTTGCCGTTT carries:
- the rnft1 gene encoding E3 ubiquitin-protein ligase RNFT1 isoform X3, producing the protein MTELPTGTTPCGASAAAHPDTNEVRVSMSGGALGDSGRGASARRSRVNTHSHAHSHGHSRWQRHPASEPDSNDSGDPDSGEPSTSLSELRCLFRWLQKSLPFLVILSAKLVIQHALGLAVGVGLFTTFLYVNKSIQTQVFLQDRRAKLHCVWLLLLLVSSTLLLYYTFLPQALYNCLLFLSPTIEPLGFWEVLWAVGITNFIIKFLCMGIKCLLLLLPASLVNYRVQGRWLLLSEELAQVYQAVAPAPLWFRYLVTYREADGAPALTVGVLLALLYLILKLLGLYGQWTSLLKTARIFLKSEHTGTAATRSQCTEAGDVCPICQGEYREPQALICQHIFCDECIALWFNREKSCPLCRTVITEKVYEWRDGATSPHLQIY
- the rnft1 gene encoding E3 ubiquitin-protein ligase RNFT1 isoform X2, yielding MKLRLQNDRAVKVRESPTVMQPNSSQEATHARNGLSLTLQAELPTGTTPCGASAAAHPDTNEVRVSMSGGALGDSGRGASARRSRVNTHSHAHSHGHSRWQRHPASEPDSNDSGDPDSGEPSTSLSELRCLFRWLQKSLPFLVILSAKLVIQHALGLAVGVGLFTTFLYVNKSIQTQVFLQDRRAKLHCVWLLLLLVSSTLLLYYTFLPQALYNCLLFLSPTIEPLGFWEVLWAVGITNFIIKFLCMGIKCLLLLLPASLVNYRVQGRWLLLSEELAQVYQAVAPAPLWFRYLVTYREADGAPALTVGVLLALLYLILKLLGLYGQWTSLLKTARIFLKSEHTGTAATRSQCTEAGDVCPICQGEYREPQALICQHIFCDECIALWFNREKSCPLCRTVITEKVYEWRDGATSPHLQIY
- the rnft1 gene encoding E3 ubiquitin-protein ligase RNFT1 isoform X1, translated to MKLRLQNDRRAVKVRESPTVMQPNSSQEATHARNGLSLTLQAELPTGTTPCGASAAAHPDTNEVRVSMSGGALGDSGRGASARRSRVNTHSHAHSHGHSRWQRHPASEPDSNDSGDPDSGEPSTSLSELRCLFRWLQKSLPFLVILSAKLVIQHALGLAVGVGLFTTFLYVNKSIQTQVFLQDRRAKLHCVWLLLLLVSSTLLLYYTFLPQALYNCLLFLSPTIEPLGFWEVLWAVGITNFIIKFLCMGIKCLLLLLPASLVNYRVQGRWLLLSEELAQVYQAVAPAPLWFRYLVTYREADGAPALTVGVLLALLYLILKLLGLYGQWTSLLKTARIFLKSEHTGTAATRSQCTEAGDVCPICQGEYREPQALICQHIFCDECIALWFNREKSCPLCRTVITEKVYEWRDGATSPHLQIY